The Stigmatella ashevillena genomic sequence CTCACATTGATTGTGGTGCCTCGCGAAACATTGCCGACCTGTTTGTTGCGAAAAACGGTAAAGCCGAACGGGCCATGGAACTGGATAAACAGCTGGCTGGAATTGGCAAACAGGGCATAGACGTCCCAGAGCGCCGCAACACAGGGCAGGACGAGTCTCTGTCCGGCCGGCACGAAGCCGGACGACGCCGGCCCCAAGAAGCCATTGTTGACCAGGACCGATACGGGCGTTCCTGTGTCGTTCACAAGGGTAATGCCTTCCGAGGGCTCGACAACAGCCTGCAACTCTGTCGGCAACGGTGTCTTGACGTCCTGCTTGGTTGGGTCGAGTTGGATCAATGTCGCTTTGGGGGTCATCTGTGCTTCTCCGTTCGTGGGGCTCGAACTCCTGAGAGAGAGGCAGATTCACCACTCCGTTCAGAAGTCCTGAAATCCAGGGAGGACACTTCTGTGTGAGAAGGGTCGGCACCCGGGACTGGGCACAGCAACGCACGTGCCACGTGCGCGGTTCTCGGGGCTCACCTGTGAGTGGCCCCGTACGCACGCTTCCACGTGTGGAGAGACTGTTTTCCACGCGTGGAAGGCGGCTTCGACATCCCGTTTCAAGGCCGTGAAGTAGAGTAGCCCCCCCGTGAGCTGGCCAGAGCAGGGGTGACATGCGAGAGCAACCCGTTGAGGACATCTCCACGGCGGATGAGAAGCAGCAGCCTGGGGGGGAGCAGGGCTCCCAGGCCGTTCCCTCGCTGACGATCGTCTCGCACCCCGTGGCCCGCCGTGTCGGCGAGCAACTGCTGCTCTCCGGGTTGGCCACGGGCCGCGTCGTGCCGCTCTCCCGCAACGAGCCGGTCTTCATGCGCCCCGGAAATGCCCTGGGGATGCACCTGGCGGACCCCTTCTTGAGCCGCAAACCCCTGGTGTTCTCCTCGGGGCGCGAAGGGGGCGTCCGGCTGGAGCCATCCGGGGGCGTCCGGGTCTGCGTGGCGGGGCGGGTGCTGGAGGGGCCGTGGGAGTTCTCTCCGGAAGAGCTCGAAGCGGGGGTGGCGCTGGAGCTGGGCGGCCGGGTGGTGCTGGTGCTTCACCTGGCCGACCCCACGGCGAAGGACCCGGCGGACATGCTGGGCATGCTGGGCATCAGCACCGGCCTGCAGCGGGTGCGCAGGCTCATCGAGCAGGTGGCGGATTTGAACGTGCCGGTGCTCGTCCGGGGGGAGACGGGTTCGGGCAAGGAGCTGATCGCCCAGGCGCTCCACCGGCGCGGCCCCCGGCGGGACAAGCCCCTGGTCAGCGTGAACCTGGGGGCCATTCCCAAAGAGCTCGCGGCGGCGGAGCTCTTCGGCGCGCGCAAGGGCTCCTTCACGGGCGCCACGAAAGATCAGGAAGGGCTCTTTCACGCCGCCCACGGGGGAACGCTGTTTCTGGACGAGGTGGGGGAGGCGTCACCCGAGGTGCAGGTGATGCTGCTGCGCGTGCTGGAGACAGGGGAGATTTACCGGCTGGGCGAGCGCACCCCTGTCACCGTGGACGTGCGGTTGGTGGCGGCGACGGATGCGCACCTGGAGCAGCAGATTCAGGAGGGACGTTTCAAGGCGCCGCTGCTGCACCGGCTCGCGGGGTTCTCCATCCGCGTACCTCCCCTTCGGGAGCGGCGGGAGGATGTGGGGCTTTTGTTCCATCACTTCGCGCGAGAGGAGTTGGAGGCGCTGGGGGAGGCCAAGCGACTGGAGTCCGAGGACTTGCTGGCCGAGCCGTGGCTGCCGACGCCGCTGGCTGCCCAGTTGGTGGCCTATGATTGGCCCGGCAACATCCGGCAGTTGCGCAACGTGGTGCGGCAGCTCGTCATCGGCAACCGGGGACAGCCGCGGCTTCAGCTCGACGCTCAGCTCAAGCAGGAACTGGCCACCCCGAAGGCCGCCGCCGTGGGCCGCCCCGCCTCCGAGCCGGTGGCCCGTGGGGGCAGGACGCCTCGCCGCAAACCCGCGGACATTCCAGAGATGGAGCTGCTCGACGTGCTCCGAGGCTGTGGCTGGGACTTCCAGGCCGCCGCTGACCGGCTGGGCATCCACCGCACCTCGATTTATGACTTGATCGAACGCAGTCCGAGCATCCGCACCGCGGGAGCGCTGAGCGTGGAGGAGATCACCCGTTGCTTCCAGGAGTGCGGCGGGAAGCTGGACGAGATGGTGCGGCGGCTCGAGGTCTCCAAGAGGGCGCTCGGGCGTCGGGTCAAGGAACTGGGACTCACGGGTTCGGACGCGTGATGGCGCTGGAATGCTTGTTGCTATGGGCTGTCGGTGGAGGGTTTGCACATGACGCGAGCACAACCAGCGGTGTTGAAGCGGATGCAGTGGCAGTCTCGCAGCCGGGTTTTGCCGGGGATGCTGCTG encodes the following:
- a CDS encoding sigma 54-interacting transcriptional regulator, with amino-acid sequence MREQPVEDISTADEKQQPGGEQGSQAVPSLTIVSHPVARRVGEQLLLSGLATGRVVPLSRNEPVFMRPGNALGMHLADPFLSRKPLVFSSGREGGVRLEPSGGVRVCVAGRVLEGPWEFSPEELEAGVALELGGRVVLVLHLADPTAKDPADMLGMLGISTGLQRVRRLIEQVADLNVPVLVRGETGSGKELIAQALHRRGPRRDKPLVSVNLGAIPKELAAAELFGARKGSFTGATKDQEGLFHAAHGGTLFLDEVGEASPEVQVMLLRVLETGEIYRLGERTPVTVDVRLVAATDAHLEQQIQEGRFKAPLLHRLAGFSIRVPPLRERREDVGLLFHHFAREELEALGEAKRLESEDLLAEPWLPTPLAAQLVAYDWPGNIRQLRNVVRQLVIGNRGQPRLQLDAQLKQELATPKAAAVGRPASEPVARGGRTPRRKPADIPEMELLDVLRGCGWDFQAAADRLGIHRTSIYDLIERSPSIRTAGALSVEEITRCFQECGGKLDEMVRRLEVSKRALGRRVKELGLTGSDA